A window from Candidatus Margulisiibacteriota bacterium encodes these proteins:
- the ligA gene encoding NAD-dependent DNA ligase LigA yields the protein MSQAAAKKKLEKLRAEIRHHDHLYYVLDKPALSDQAYDKLYRELVELEREYPDLVTPDSPTQRVGGEPLKSFKSVTHKIPLLSLEKANTEEELIAFDTRVKEALSLKEVEYFLEMKYDGLAISLKYEGGVLVQGATRGDGVHGEDVTANIKTVNSIPLHLLKDIDIEVRGEVILLNDDFIKLNQAREDNDEPLFANPRNAAAGSIRQLDPKITRERPLMFYPYYGSSQKGIDTEYEMLKYLYELGFKDNPYLWKLDGIQEVIKYIHSLEEKRENGKLPYEIDGVVVKINKLSYQSKMGATARAPRWAIAFKYSPVQKETVIEDIQVQVGRTGAITPVAHLKPVHLAGVMVKRATLHNEDEIRRKEIKVRDHVKVQRAGEVIPEVVEVIKSKRTGHEKEFVMPKKCPVCGAEIFKPEGEAIARCTNAACPAQVMGRVRLFTSREAMDIEHVGWALIDQLVDQKLIKDAADLYTLEKDDVRSLERMADKSAQNVIDSIQKSLDRPLDRLIYALGIRMIGRRTAQLLADHYHDIDSLAEAKEEELSKIHEIGPKVAAAIVTFFKQKGNRELIAKLKKAGVRVKGTESRGPQPFKGKTFVFTGGLTAYTRPSAEELVRKLGGSASGSVSKQTDYVVAGTDPGSKYEKAKKLGVTVLTEEEFNALISKRKIKLNE from the coding sequence ATGAGCCAGGCCGCAGCCAAAAAGAAGCTCGAAAAGCTCCGGGCCGAGATTCGGCACCACGATCATCTCTACTACGTCCTGGACAAGCCGGCGCTCTCCGACCAGGCCTACGATAAGCTCTACCGGGAACTGGTGGAACTGGAGCGGGAATACCCCGATCTGGTCACCCCCGATTCCCCGACCCAGCGGGTCGGCGGCGAGCCGCTCAAGTCATTCAAGAGCGTGACCCATAAAATCCCTCTTTTGTCCTTAGAAAAGGCTAATACAGAAGAGGAATTGATTGCTTTCGATACCCGGGTTAAAGAAGCCTTGTCCCTCAAAGAGGTTGAATATTTTCTAGAAATGAAATATGACGGCCTTGCCATTTCCTTGAAATATGAGGGCGGAGTTTTAGTTCAAGGTGCAACTAGAGGAGACGGTGTCCATGGAGAAGATGTAACAGCTAATATTAAAACTGTAAATTCAATCCCACTGCACTTACTGAAGGATATTGATATCGAAGTCAGGGGTGAGGTCATCCTTCTAAACGATGACTTTATTAAGCTTAATCAAGCTAGGGAAGATAATGATGAGCCGCTTTTTGCAAACCCGCGGAATGCAGCAGCAGGATCAATTAGACAGCTTGATCCGAAGATCACAAGGGAAAGGCCTTTAATGTTCTACCCATACTATGGGTCTTCTCAAAAAGGAATAGATACTGAATATGAGATGCTGAAATATTTGTATGAGCTTGGATTTAAAGATAATCCATATTTATGGAAATTAGATGGCATTCAAGAAGTGATCAAGTATATACATAGTCTTGAGGAAAAAAGAGAAAATGGTAAATTGCCCTACGAGATTGACGGTGTTGTTGTTAAAATAAATAAATTATCGTATCAATCGAAAATGGGCGCAACAGCTCGGGCTCCGAGATGGGCTATTGCATTTAAGTATTCTCCGGTACAAAAAGAGACGGTCATTGAAGATATTCAGGTCCAGGTCGGCCGGACCGGAGCGATCACACCGGTCGCTCATCTGAAGCCGGTCCACCTGGCCGGCGTGATGGTCAAACGGGCGACCCTGCATAACGAAGACGAGATCAGGCGGAAAGAGATCAAAGTCCGCGACCATGTTAAGGTCCAGCGGGCCGGGGAAGTCATCCCCGAAGTCGTTGAGGTTATTAAGAGCAAACGGACCGGCCATGAGAAAGAGTTCGTCATGCCGAAGAAGTGCCCGGTTTGCGGGGCTGAGATATTCAAACCGGAAGGGGAAGCGATCGCCCGCTGTACCAACGCCGCCTGTCCTGCCCAGGTGATGGGACGGGTCCGGTTGTTCACCTCCCGCGAGGCGATGGATATCGAACATGTCGGCTGGGCGCTGATCGACCAGCTAGTCGATCAAAAGCTGATCAAGGACGCGGCTGACCTCTATACATTGGAAAAGGATGATGTCAGGAGCCTCGAGCGGATGGCCGACAAGTCCGCCCAGAACGTCATCGATTCGATCCAAAAGAGCCTCGACCGGCCGTTAGACCGATTGATCTACGCTTTGGGGATCAGGATGATCGGGCGCCGAACCGCCCAGTTGTTGGCCGACCATTATCATGATATCGATTCTCTCGCCGAAGCTAAGGAAGAAGAGCTCTCCAAGATCCACGAGATCGGCCCCAAAGTTGCCGCTGCGATCGTCACCTTCTTTAAACAGAAGGGGAACCGGGAGCTGATCGCGAAGTTGAAAAAGGCAGGGGTTAGGGTGAAGGGGACAGAGAGTAGGGGGCCACAGCCATTTAAGGGAAAGACCTTTGTCTTTACGGGAGGTCTAACTGCTTACACCAGACCGTCAGCCGAAGAGCTGGTTCGCAAGCTTGGCGGTTCAGCTTCCGGGTCCGTTTCCAAACAGACCGACTATGTCGTTGCCGGCACCGACCCGGGCTCGAAGTACGAGAAGGCGAAGAAGCTCGGCGTTACGGTCCTGACCGAAGAGGAGTTTAATGCCCTTATAAGTAAACGCAAGATAAAACTGAACGAGTAG
- the truB gene encoding tRNA pseudouridine(55) synthase TruB has translation MNGIIIVNKPQGWTSFDVVAKIRNLTRVKKVGHSGTLDPMATGVLPVFLGKATKSIQYFMTGDKGYEGEMTLGVRTDTGDAEGKILNPKSETLNKSEIRISKEEIEKAFAKFTGEIEQVPPMHSAVKVNGTRLYELARQGIEIKRQARKVTIYDLRLTDRQENRLAFSAICSKGTYIRQLAVDIGDELGCGAHLSKLSRFYAHPFHISQALDMDIIVTMAKADILSSVIIEPEEILDEMKEVAA, from the coding sequence ATGAACGGGATCATCATAGTCAACAAGCCGCAAGGCTGGACGTCTTTTGACGTTGTCGCCAAGATCCGCAACCTGACGCGGGTGAAGAAGGTCGGCCATTCGGGGACCCTCGATCCGATGGCGACCGGCGTTCTCCCCGTTTTCCTCGGCAAGGCGACCAAGAGCATCCAGTACTTCATGACCGGGGATAAGGGGTACGAGGGGGAGATGACCCTCGGAGTGAGAACTGACACCGGCGATGCCGAGGGTAAAATTCTAAATCCTAAATCCGAAACTCTAAACAAATCCGAAATACGAATATCGAAAGAAGAAATTGAAAAGGCCTTTGCTAAATTTACCGGGGAGATCGAACAAGTTCCCCCCATGCATTCGGCGGTCAAGGTCAACGGGACGCGGCTTTATGAGCTGGCCCGCCAGGGGATCGAGATCAAGCGCCAGGCCCGCAAGGTCACGATCTACGATCTGCGGCTTACCGATCGTCAGGAAAACCGCCTGGCTTTTTCCGCTATTTGCTCCAAGGGGACTTATATCCGCCAGCTGGCGGTCGACATAGGTGACGAATTGGGGTGCGGCGCGCACCTGTCGAAACTGAGCCGCTTTTACGCCCATCCGTTCCACATTTCCCAGGCGCTCGACATGGATATAATCGTCACCATGGCAAAAGCCGACATCCTGTCGTCGGTAATTATCGAGCCGGAAGAGATCCTGGACGAGATGAAAGAGGTGGCCGCATGA
- a CDS encoding bifunctional oligoribonuclease/PAP phosphatase NrnA, which produces MKQAFAKIKERLKSAKSAVVTAHVDPDGDAVGSMLAMGMVLEQFGLKVQYYCADFPPRIYRFLPGSEKIKRDVPAGLIFDLAVVLDSSDVSRIGQGVDLRQIARLVVNIDHHPDNTMFGDINYVTRASSVAEEVYDLAKYLGAKIDRRIADCLYAAMITDTGNFRYENTGAKTFLIAAELLKAGVNTHEISTRIYDNRSLAAVRIAALAMSGMQITPDHKAAWTVVTGEMMDQTGAKGEDLTGLVDHLRSIEGVEVAVLFREDKDGTVKVNFRSKDRLNVSEIARRFGGGGHVKASGATLEGKTAEIVKRVIAEVEKYLQAAKFLV; this is translated from the coding sequence ATGAAACAAGCGTTCGCCAAAATAAAAGAACGGCTAAAAAGCGCTAAGAGCGCGGTCGTGACCGCCCACGTCGATCCCGACGGCGACGCCGTCGGCTCCATGCTGGCCATGGGGATGGTGCTGGAGCAGTTCGGGCTCAAGGTCCAGTACTACTGCGCCGATTTCCCGCCCCGGATCTACCGTTTCCTCCCCGGGTCGGAAAAGATCAAGCGGGATGTCCCGGCCGGCCTGATCTTTGACCTGGCGGTCGTCCTCGATTCCTCCGACGTCAGCCGGATCGGCCAGGGCGTCGACCTGCGCCAGATCGCCCGGCTGGTCGTGAACATCGACCACCACCCGGACAACACCATGTTCGGCGACATCAATTACGTTACCCGGGCCTCTTCGGTCGCCGAGGAGGTTTACGACCTGGCGAAGTACCTGGGGGCGAAGATCGACCGGCGGATCGCCGATTGCCTGTACGCGGCGATGATCACCGACACCGGTAACTTCCGCTACGAGAACACGGGCGCCAAGACGTTCCTGATCGCGGCCGAACTGCTGAAGGCGGGGGTCAACACGCACGAGATCAGCACCCGGATCTACGATAACCGCTCGCTGGCCGCGGTGCGGATCGCGGCGCTGGCCATGTCGGGCATGCAGATCACCCCGGACCATAAGGCCGCCTGGACGGTAGTGACGGGAGAGATGATGGACCAGACCGGGGCTAAGGGCGAGGACCTGACCGGGCTGGTCGACCATCTCCGTTCGATCGAAGGGGTGGAGGTCGCGGTCCTTTTCCGGGAAGACAAGGACGGCACGGTCAAGGTCAATTTCCGCTCCAAGGACCGGCTCAACGTTTCCGAGATCGCCCGGCGGTTCGGCGGCGGCGGGCACGTCAAAGCCTCGGGCGCCACGCTGGAGGGGAAGACGGCAGAGATAGTCAAACGCGTGATCGCGGAGGTGGAAAAATACCTCCAGGCCGCCAAGTTCCTGGTGTAA
- the rbfA gene encoding 30S ribosome-binding factor RbfA, with protein MTRQQRVEELIRSEVSEIIREEVDDPRIGFISITGVNISPDLENAQIHVSIMGDEKQKQDAMAGLQSATHYIRGELGPRLALRLVPKIAFVRDDSLERGSRVLQIMNKLGKNETSVRQNKRTAKKR; from the coding sequence ATGACGAGACAGCAGCGAGTCGAAGAGCTGATCCGTTCCGAAGTCAGTGAGATCATCCGCGAGGAAGTCGACGACCCCCGCATCGGGTTTATCAGCATCACCGGCGTTAATATCTCCCCTGATCTGGAGAACGCCCAGATCCATGTCAGCATCATGGGTGACGAGAAACAGAAGCAGGACGCCATGGCCGGCCTGCAGTCCGCCACGCACTACATCCGCGGGGAGCTGGGCCCCCGCCTGGCGCTCCGCCTGGTCCCCAAGATCGCCTTTGTCCGCGACGATTCGCTGGAGCGGGGGAGCCGCGTCCTGCAGATCATGAACAAGCTGGGGAAAAATGAAACAAGCGTTCGCCAAAATAAAAGAACGGCTAAAAAGCGCTAA
- the infB gene encoding translation initiation factor IF-2: protein MAAPKKQSEDKPVKVKTVKVKVSDLAKELRIHIKELLAALKQLGVDVKTANSSIDEETAKIVSELLRPKPKPVAPPPSPTAQQPVAAAKAAALKPTGIVINTDDISVKELMEKIGIKSSDLIKELMKKGIMVTINQRIAAEVAKEVAANLGKEITVKAASAVADVLPHGMKIEKRALRPPIVTVMGHVDHGKTKLLDAIRSTNVADGEAGGITQHIGAYQVEVNGRKVTFLDTPGHAAFTALRARGAKVTDIVILVVAADDGVMPQTIEAINHAKAAGVPIIVAINKIDKPDANQDRVKTQLSEHGLQPEDWGGQTVTMPVSAKQKTGINELLEMVLLLADVQELKADPKATPLGVVVESRLDKGRGAVATVLIKNGTLRIGDIFTCGATYGKVRALLTYTGARLEKAGPSMPVEVLGFLDVPTPGDMLQGMGSEKEARLLAEQKKALLSKVQRGRVVSLEDFSKQIKQGESQDLNLVVKADVQGSLDAILKSLADMKVGQIGIRIIHSGVGLINESDVMLATASKAILIGFNVGQEGAVANLAADEGVEIRQYNIIYNLLDDAKLAMEGLLEPEYEEVITGHAEVRNLFSFSKVGKIAGCFVTDGKMTRGTGMRILREKKKIWEGKMESLKRFKEDVRSVEQNFECGINIPGYTDFKVGDVIENFEIREKPRGK from the coding sequence GTGGCAGCACCAAAGAAGCAGAGTGAAGATAAGCCCGTCAAGGTAAAGACCGTCAAGGTCAAGGTCAGCGACCTGGCCAAGGAGCTCCGGATCCACATCAAGGAGCTGCTGGCGGCGCTCAAACAGCTCGGGGTCGACGTCAAGACCGCCAACTCTTCGATCGACGAGGAAACGGCCAAGATCGTTTCCGAATTGCTGCGCCCCAAGCCCAAGCCGGTGGCGCCGCCGCCGTCCCCGACCGCCCAACAGCCGGTTGCCGCCGCTAAGGCGGCCGCTCTCAAGCCGACCGGCATCGTGATCAACACCGACGACATTTCGGTCAAAGAGCTGATGGAGAAGATCGGGATCAAATCGTCGGACCTGATCAAGGAACTGATGAAGAAAGGGATCATGGTGACGATCAACCAGCGGATCGCCGCCGAAGTCGCCAAAGAGGTCGCGGCCAATCTCGGCAAGGAGATCACCGTCAAGGCGGCCAGCGCGGTCGCGGACGTACTGCCGCACGGGATGAAGATCGAAAAAAGGGCGCTCCGTCCGCCGATCGTTACCGTCATGGGGCACGTTGACCACGGGAAAACCAAACTGCTCGACGCGATCCGGTCGACCAACGTGGCCGACGGCGAGGCGGGGGGCATTACCCAGCATATCGGCGCTTACCAGGTGGAGGTCAACGGCCGCAAGGTCACGTTCCTCGACACCCCGGGCCACGCGGCCTTTACCGCCCTGCGGGCGCGCGGCGCTAAAGTGACCGATATAGTTATCCTGGTCGTCGCGGCCGATGACGGCGTCATGCCGCAGACGATCGAGGCGATCAACCACGCCAAGGCGGCCGGCGTGCCGATCATCGTGGCGATCAACAAGATCGATAAGCCCGATGCCAACCAGGACCGGGTCAAGACCCAGCTTTCCGAACACGGCTTGCAGCCGGAAGATTGGGGCGGCCAAACCGTGACCATGCCGGTCTCGGCCAAGCAGAAAACCGGTATTAATGAGCTGCTGGAAATGGTCCTCCTGCTGGCCGACGTCCAGGAGCTGAAAGCCGACCCGAAAGCTACTCCGCTGGGCGTGGTAGTCGAGTCCCGCCTGGATAAAGGGCGGGGAGCGGTCGCCACGGTCCTGATCAAGAACGGGACGTTGCGGATCGGCGATATCTTTACTTGCGGCGCGACCTACGGCAAGGTCCGCGCGCTGCTCACCTACACCGGCGCCCGGCTGGAAAAGGCCGGACCGTCCATGCCGGTCGAAGTCCTTGGTTTCCTTGATGTTCCCACACCGGGCGACATGCTGCAGGGGATGGGTTCGGAAAAAGAGGCGCGTCTGCTTGCCGAACAGAAAAAGGCGCTGCTCAGCAAGGTCCAGCGCGGCCGGGTCGTTTCCCTGGAAGATTTCTCCAAGCAGATCAAGCAGGGCGAAAGCCAGGACCTGAACCTGGTCGTCAAGGCGGACGTGCAGGGGTCGCTCGACGCGATCCTCAAGTCGCTGGCGGACATGAAGGTCGGCCAGATCGGCATCCGCATCATTCACAGCGGGGTTGGCCTGATCAACGAGTCCGATGTCATGCTGGCCACCGCGTCCAAGGCGATCCTGATCGGCTTTAACGTCGGCCAGGAAGGGGCGGTCGCCAACCTGGCGGCCGACGAAGGGGTGGAGATCCGGCAGTACAATATCATCTACAACCTGCTCGACGACGCCAAGCTGGCCATGGAAGGCTTGCTGGAACCGGAATACGAAGAGGTCATCACCGGCCACGCCGAGGTCCGCAACCTGTTCTCTTTCTCCAAGGTCGGCAAGATCGCCGGCTGTTTCGTGACCGACGGCAAGATGACCCGCGGCACCGGCATGCGGATCCTGCGCGAAAAGAAGAAGATCTGGGAAGGGAAAATGGAGTCGCTCAAGCGGTTCAAGGAAGACGTGCGGTCGGTCGAGCAGAACTTTGAGTGCGGCATCAACATCCCCGGTTACACGGACTTCAAGGTCGGCGACGTCATCGAGAACTTTGAGATCAGAGAGAAGCCGCGAGGGAAATGA
- the nusA gene encoding transcription termination factor NusA — translation MKIDHFHEMLEEIQRERGISKDSLVSAIKASLVSAIKKRFTEEDVLECRISDDGEVRIYKIAEGAEEDVTPADFGRFAAQTAKQVIIQRMREAEKEESFSEFTKKAGEVVTGIVQRREFGGYLVNLGRIETVLSIAEQIPGEMFREKDRAKMYIVETKKTPKGPLVVVSRAHPNLIKKLFEMEIPEIKDGILEIKTIAREAGRRTKIAIQSHDPNVGAVGTCVGHMGQRIQNIVREIGQERIDIVEWSDNPKKFIANSLSPAKVQKMELNEAEKSARVWVPEKELSLAIGKEGQNVRLAVKLTGWKIDLVSDETPKTDDVKKSKMKVHELAKELELTSSELIAKLRELGFSVKAANSSVPEEAVARLKEGAESGSTKEAE, via the coding sequence ATGAAGATCGACCACTTTCATGAGATGCTGGAAGAGATCCAGCGGGAACGGGGTATCTCCAAAGATAGCCTGGTTAGCGCTATTAAGGCCTCCCTGGTATCCGCTATCAAGAAGCGGTTCACCGAAGAGGACGTGCTGGAATGCCGCATTTCCGATGACGGCGAGGTCCGGATCTATAAGATAGCCGAAGGGGCGGAGGAAGACGTTACCCCGGCCGACTTCGGCCGTTTCGCCGCCCAAACCGCCAAGCAGGTCATTATCCAGCGGATGCGGGAAGCGGAAAAAGAGGAGTCTTTCAGCGAGTTCACCAAGAAGGCGGGCGAGGTCGTGACCGGCATTGTCCAGCGGCGCGAGTTCGGCGGCTACCTGGTCAACCTGGGCCGGATCGAGACCGTTCTCTCCATAGCCGAGCAGATCCCCGGCGAAATGTTCCGCGAGAAAGACCGGGCCAAGATGTACATTGTCGAGACCAAAAAGACCCCCAAGGGGCCGCTGGTCGTCGTCTCCCGCGCCCATCCCAATTTGATCAAAAAGCTCTTTGAAATGGAGATCCCCGAGATCAAGGACGGAATTTTAGAAATCAAGACGATCGCCCGGGAAGCGGGGCGGCGGACCAAGATCGCCATCCAGAGCCACGACCCGAACGTCGGCGCCGTGGGGACCTGCGTCGGCCACATGGGCCAGCGGATCCAGAACATCGTCCGCGAGATCGGCCAGGAGCGGATCGACATCGTCGAATGGAGCGATAACCCCAAGAAGTTCATCGCCAACTCCCTGAGCCCCGCCAAGGTCCAGAAAATGGAGCTGAACGAAGCGGAGAAATCGGCCCGGGTCTGGGTGCCGGAAAAGGAGCTGTCGCTGGCCATCGGCAAGGAAGGGCAGAACGTCCGGCTGGCGGTCAAGCTGACCGGCTGGAAGATCGACCTGGTCTCGGACGAAACGCCCAAGACCGACGACGTCAAGAAATCCAAAATGAAGGTCCATGAACTGGCCAAGGAGCTGGAACTGACCAGCAGCGAACTGATCGCCAAGCTGCGGGAGCTCGGTTTCTCCGTCAAGGCCGCCAATTCTTCGGTCCCGGAAGAAGCGGTCGCCAGATTAAAGGAAGGAGCAGAGAGTGGCAGCACCAAAGAAGCAGAGTGA